The Silene latifolia isolate original U9 population chromosome X, ASM4854445v1, whole genome shotgun sequence genome contains the following window.
caaccgtgtttgttctcgtctttcccctttaatccattttcatatttgtaatcgatttttaccatttcaaatatttttaaaccttttttattttatttcatttgtttttaaccaaaaaacatttttcacccttggttcctcataccatgacggttaaatccgtgtttcggtgataatatttggttaataacatttaaaaggtattttaaagccttttatttcatttttgggaggtattttaaagcctttcatcatttctttacattttcaaaacaaacatactagtCACCagataccatgccggattttaacccgggtacgatgatgaatatcgactaattatatccaaatgaacttaaaacaattagttcataatcatttttaaaactattcatgccaagtttgtcaaagtcgaacccgacaccgaatattatcaaaataatgatgattattcgagtctcgttcatCAAATCAataaatcgggtcaaatacccatgtttcaatacgttttataaacgtttttcaaaaggttAGAACACGGTATATcaccgtaggttgacccgcgcctaaaacaggcctttcaattctcattttcaaaaccaggggagacccccttgcatcgccaacaggctcgcgcctcatatggctgcctggtgcatggtccgttccccttccagcattagtccaggacgatcccgactccggttagcccggatataggacagatcagatgactatttgctcattcaaaatcatatttgcaaaatgctttactaagacaaatggatcacgttatgcaccataaacctaatacggtaaagggatgtttaatttccgtcttgcatacaaatcaaccataaatccaactcaacatcttatacttgatacttggattaaatcaaccaacttagaaagctctcacatgttaggtttaaattattggatgcgcattcatgcaatTAAACCgatttatcaacttttgcattcaaccaaccaagatcgatcagtagaggccgctaccacggccgggattgggtgtctgattaaagggcttcccaatacataccttcacctcttactcagaaactttggatagtggacgaccttatccaaggcgaacgagagtcattctagagataggatgctaaaaagggacgatttccttatctttagtacctatgtcaaacgctgctttgtgcttcgatttgaccgaggtataaagtggatttcgaacgggttccaagcatcccaaaaatgcttggtggcgactccgaacatctctaatcattttgagactcttaccgagacgaaaccgaccgatctaaaacgatccggtggaaagcatttttacgccgccgagtgtggctttcaaaagaccgatgcacccccgcagatcgaaccgggcctgcaggtgggccatgtccacatctATCcaccctaaactactactaacttaactttcgccctcattaggtagtctactgttcatagcaggtctgttctctccaatcttccgatctaggagcgaatttaaccagattaaagttatttagaagcatgcactcaactaaacatattacagttatattgctatggtcacagATTCTCACAATTAATCATCTAGTCTATTCACAACATagaggggtttagctactcatgcttttggaattaataacaataacaataatcatgaaTATGCTAAGGGAAGACATAGTAAAGCGATTATAAGGAAGAAGCATATACTAATAATGATAAAAATAAAGTAACAATTATAGAACAAGGAATTAAAGTAGAGAAACAAAGATTAGATTGAAGTTAAAataaaacagcactcaaggaaaaagattaaaacggaAAAAACAAACCCTAGAGAGACGAGATGAGCGACGACTGAAGGCTACGTAGCTTTTGAGTTTTGACTCCCATGCTCATGGCAAGGAAGTCAAATCTACAGAGACAAAGGGAGATGACTTTAAGAGGACGGAGTATCCCTGCATCACAATCTGATACGTCCTCAACTATGCATACTCAAGAGACGAATGAGGAAAACACGAATGGAGAAGCGTTGGAAGTGACCCAAAACCCTAATGAAAATTGTCATGGACCATCTGTTGATGGTGTTGAGGGGGAGAAGACCAAAAACATGAATGAACTAATTGGTATCCCTGAACTAGTTATTGAAGGCGAGGATGAAGAAGAGTCCGAAAGAGAAGAGGAGGATGATGAGGAGACTGTGGTGTCCAAACGCAGGAGGAGAGAACAGAGGATGAAGAGAGGGTGGAAAAGAGGTGGAAAGCGATGCAAAATTGGATGATGAGCAGAGTCCACAGATAAAGGAGACTGAAATGCTACAATTAGAGGAAGAAGATGTCGTGGAGGAGGTAAATCTTTGGAGTCAAGCCGTGGTATGCTTTATTCTTGGTGCTAATCCTCCATGGAAGATCATTGAGGGCTTCATCAGGCGTATATGGACGAAATTTAACATTGATAAGATTTCCTTCATGCATAATGGGATCTTTTTAGTAAGGTTCAAGACAATGGAAATGAAGAATAAGGTGCTACAATCAGGCTACTACATGTTTGACAACAAGCCATTGATTGTCAAGGAGTGGGTGAAAGATCTGGAGATGAAAAAAGAGGATGTGAAAACTGTGCCAGCCTGGATCAGATTACATAGCCTTCCTCTGAAATTCTGGGGGAAGGGCTTACCAAAAATTGCAAGCCTAGTAGGTAAGTATGTAAAAAGTGATGGTGCCACAGAGGAGAGAACGAGGTTGGGGTATGCCAGGGTGATGGTAGAAATGGAGGTGGACCAAAAATTACCTGGGAAAGTGGAGTTCAAAGATGAGAAAGGATCGTGGATCTGGGGTGGAAGTGGAGTATGAATGGAAACCGATTAGATGTATTAAGTGTAAGGGTATGGGCCATGATCAGGAACACTGCAAGAGAGGTGATCTCAAGAAGCAAGGGGCTCAAATTATCAAGAGGGTCTGGAAACCTGTGTTGACAAAACCAGCTGTGGAGGTTGCTCCCATTCGAGAATGGGGTTAAGACAGTCAGGCACTGAACCAGCTACTAGGGTGCAGGAGGCTTTGTTATGCCTTCAAAAAGACTGGTCAAAATGCATAGACAGGAAAGGAGTGGTGGTGGATATAGTACTGAAAATTTTGGAGCTTTTTCTTATAAGGAGACACTTGTGTCTCCATCTAAGAAGAATGTGTCAGCTCAAGGTGCTTCTTCCTCACATTTTGTGTCCAATGGATAGTGTAGGGTTTTGGAATGTAAGGGGCATGAATAGAGTAGGTAAACAGAAGTATATTAGTCATTTTTTGCAAAATAAAGACATAGGTTTATTTGGTTTGTTGGAGACTAAGATTAAAAATAAATCCTTCAATAAAGTTGTAAATAGTTTCAATAATAGTTGGAGTATTACTACTAATAATGGCTATCATAGTGGTGGACGTATCTGGATTCTTTGGAAGCCTGGGATGTTTAGGGTGCACGTGCTTGAATATAATGCTCAATTTATACATATGAAGGTGGATgctttgatgtctaggagtgtttTCTTCTTGACTATGGTATATGCCTTTAATGGTATAAATGAGAGAGCTCCCTTGTGGGATCATTTGAGAAAGATTGCTCAACAGGTTGCAGGACCTTGGGCCATTGCTGGAGATTTCAACTGTGTTCTTGCAGCTAATGAGAGGTTTGGTGGAGCTACTTCTTTGGCTGAAATGGAACCTTTCAGGAAGTGTGTTGCTGAGTGTGAAGTTATTGACATAGCTGTTGTAGGGTCTGTATTCACCTGGAATAATAAACAAGAGCCTGAGGAGAGGATTTACAGCAGATTGGATAGATTTCTGGTAAACAAGGCTTGGTGTGATAGCTTGCACGATATGTATGCTAATTTTCACTTTGAGGGGATGATGGATCATACACCATGTATTGTGAAGAGTACTAAGGTGGTGCAAGGCAAAAGAAGCTTTAAGTACTTCAACATGTGGGGAAAATCCAAAGAATTCATTCCTCTAGTGAATGAGATGTGGGATAAAAATATTGATGGAACTCCTCTTTTTAAACTGGCCAAGAACCTTAAGAATCTGAAGCCAGGGTTAAAAAGACTGAATAGGGAGGGATACAGTGACATTGAGAAGGCAACTGGTATCCTGGAGAAGCAGGTTGAGGAGATGCAAGCTAATTTGGGTGTTGATCCATCAGATGTGAGCTTGATACAACAGGAGTGTGAGGCAAGTGCAAAACTCAAGGAGTTGCAGTGTGCAAGGAAAAGCTTCTTGCACCAGAAAGCCAAGGGTGAATGGATTAAGGGTGGTGATGCTAATACCTCCTACTTCCATAGCATTATCAAGAAGAGGAGAAATAGGAATAAGGTTTTTATGATTGAGGATATGAATGGGAAGACTTGTGATACGAGTGATCAGGTTCAATCTGCTTTCCTGGACTACTATGTGCAGTTGTTGGGGACTAGTCAGGCTACCAAACCGGTTCACAGGAGAGTTATCAATCAGGGTAAGCATTGCACTAGTGAGCATCATGCCCAACTGCTTAGGCCTGTGACAGGAGAGGAAATTAAGGAAGCTATGTTTAGTATTCCTGACATCAAGGCCCCTGGCCCTGATGGCTATACTAGTGGCTTCTTCAAGGATGCTTGGGGAGTAATTGGCAAAGAGGTGGTGGATGCTGTAAAAGACTTCTTTGTGAAAGGGAAGCTGCTGAGACAGTTTAATGCTACAACCCTGACTCTCATTCCTAAGTGTGACAGGCCAAAGGATGTAGCTCAATTTCGTCCCATTGCTTGCTGTAATGTGGTTTACAAAGTCATATCCAAGCTGCTATGCTCTAGATTAGCTTCTGTTCTGCCTGATATTGTTCATACTAATTAAGGGGCCTTCATTCAGGAACGAAGCATTCAGGAAAACATTCTAATATGCCAAGACTTGATTAGACTGTATGAGAGACCTTCTGTGACCCCTAGATGTATGCTGAAGATTGATTTGCAGAAGGCATATGACACTGTTGAATGGAGTTTTGTAGAGCAGCTGTTGAATTTGTTGGAGTTTCCTGAGAGCTTTAAGAGTAAAATCATGCTATGTATTACAACACCATCTATTTCACTGGCTCTTAATGGAGAAACTTTTGGATATTTCCCTGCTAAGAGAGGATTGAGGCAAGGAGACCCATTATCTCCCCTAATATTCACTCTGTGCATGGACTATCTGACCAGAATGCTTATGTATGCTGCTGCTAAATACCAGTTCAAGTACCATCCTTTATGCAAGCAGTTGAGGGTCACAAAtttaatgtttgcagatgatgttTTGATGTTCAGTCATGGGGATGCTGATTCAATGATGCTTATGTTAAAATCCTTCTCCTCTTTCTCAAAAGCTTCAGGACTGAAAGTGAGCCCAAGTAAGTCAAATGTCTACTTTAATGGAGTGCAAGATGATCTCAAGAATGACTTCCTGAGTGTGTCTGGCTTTAAGGAGGGTACGCTACCTTTCAAGTACCTAAGGATGCCTATTCAGACTACTAGGCTCAAGAAGAAGGACTGTGATTGCTTGGTGGACAAAATCTGCAATAGAATTCACAGTTATGGTGCAAGGAAGTTTTCGTATGCTGGAAGGTTAACACTGGTTAAACATGTCTTGAATACGTTGCATTCATATTGGGCATCTGTTTTCGTCCTCCCTAAGGGAGTCATTCTGAGAATAGAAGCCATATGcaggaactttctatgggatGGCAGTGCAGAGTACAGGCGCTCTCCATTAGTTGCTTGGGAAACAATTTGCAGACCAAAGCAAGAAGGGGGATTGGGGCTTAAAAATCAGGAGTTATGGAACATAGCAATGGTTGGAAGGCTTGTGGATTGGGTAGCTACAAACAAGGACTCCTTATGGGTGAAATGGGTGAAAGCTAACTATCTGAAAGGGAGGAGTTGGCAGGAATACACTCCAACAAGCAATTCCAGTTGGGTGTGGAGGAGGATATGCAGAGTGAAGCAGAGACTAGCAGCTGGGTATGTGCAAGGGACATGGCAGGTTCAACCATCTGGGTACACCCCGGCTGGATGTTATGCGTGGCTCAGAGGGACACATCCAACAGTGGAGAGGTCCAAAGCTATTTGGGATAACTGGAGCTTACCTAAACATCAGTTCATGGGATGGCTTTTTGCTCATAACTCATTACATACAAATAGTAGACTCATGAGCTTTGGGATGGATGTTGATGGACAATGTGTTCTGTGTGGGTTAGCAGAGGAGACACAGCAGCACTTATTTTTCGCGTGTGACTACAGTAGGAGAGTCCTACAGGCAGTGATGGATTGTACTGGTCTAAAACTTCCTGAGGATGACATCTTGCATTGGTGTGTTCAAAGCTCTGGCATGAAAGTTCAGCGAGGGGTGAAGGTTGCTTTGGTAATGAGTAGTTTGTATCAAATATGGCAACAAAGGAATAAGTGTAGAGTGGAGCAGGTCCTGATGAGACCGCGATGCATGGCTCAATGGATCAGTGAAGATATGAGgaagagaataagggaa
Protein-coding sequences here:
- the LOC141620281 gene encoding uncharacterized protein LOC141620281 codes for the protein MLQLEEEDVVEEVNLWSQAVVCFILGANPPWKIIEGFIRRIWTKFNIDKISFMHNGIFLVRFKTMEMKNKVLQSGYYMFDNKPLIVKEWVKDLEMKKEDVKTVPAWIRLHSLPLKFWGKGLPKIASLVGKYVKSDGATEERTRLGYARVMVEMEVDQKLPGKVEFKDEKGSWIWGGSGV